One genomic window of Campylobacter curvus includes the following:
- the trmB gene encoding tRNA (guanosine(46)-N7)-methyltransferase TrmB, producing MPNFIAKSLKDRAYPFGKDDVRFLWEAQGRSEKLVFTQSADENFFIIVKKCTDKEGFVIKGEKLTKPAKIGLLQKALCVYRDENTNGVLSEAMAVKSTHLTRKTSAISDMKEFLAEFNELRAKFSQIFIEIGFGSGRHLLFQAQNNAKALVIGIEVYKPSIEQVAKLANAQNLSNIRLINTDARLFLSLIGSNLADKIFLHFPVPWDKAEHRRVVSQAFAKECERVLKTGGNFELRTDSREYCDFSMRHFLDLNGAQILVYKNRNLQISSKYEDRWKRQDKDIYDMLYTCNVLSDEHELNGELNFGEIYDVQKIVRNFKNETIKMDDFFVHFEEIYIIDEQSILLKVAFGAFNKPEQCFVKLDANGCEYFIKKPLLTRENLSAHAVLKEYLANARNY from the coding sequence ATGCCAAATTTCATAGCCAAAAGCCTAAAAGACAGGGCCTATCCTTTCGGCAAAGATGATGTGCGGTTTTTGTGGGAGGCGCAAGGCAGGAGCGAAAAGCTGGTCTTTACTCAAAGCGCCGATGAAAATTTCTTTATTATCGTAAAAAAATGCACGGATAAAGAGGGCTTTGTAATAAAGGGCGAAAAGCTAACAAAGCCTGCCAAGATAGGCCTTTTGCAAAAGGCGCTTTGCGTCTATCGCGACGAAAACACAAACGGCGTCTTAAGCGAAGCGATGGCGGTTAAAAGCACTCACCTCACGCGTAAAACTAGCGCTATCTCGGATATGAAAGAATTCCTGGCAGAATTTAACGAGCTACGGGCGAAATTTAGCCAAATTTTCATCGAGATCGGCTTTGGCTCTGGGCGTCATCTGCTATTTCAAGCGCAAAACAATGCTAAGGCCCTAGTCATCGGCATCGAGGTCTATAAACCAAGTATCGAGCAGGTCGCAAAGCTGGCAAATGCGCAAAATTTAAGCAATATCCGCCTAATAAACACCGACGCAAGGCTGTTTTTATCGCTTATAGGCTCAAATTTAGCGGATAAAATTTTCTTGCATTTTCCGGTGCCTTGGGATAAGGCCGAGCACAGACGTGTCGTGTCGCAGGCCTTTGCAAAAGAGTGCGAGAGGGTTTTGAAAACAGGCGGAAATTTTGAGCTTAGGACCGACTCGCGCGAATACTGCGACTTTAGCATGCGTCATTTCCTAGACCTAAACGGCGCTCAAATTTTAGTTTATAAAAACCGAAATTTACAAATCAGCAGTAAATACGAGGATCGCTGGAAGCGCCAAGATAAGGACATTTACGATATGCTTTATACTTGTAACGTCCTAAGCGACGAGCATGAGTTAAATGGTGAGCTAAATTTCGGCGAAATTTACGATGTTCAAAAGATCGTTAGAAATTTTAAAAACGAGACGATAAAAATGGACGATTTTTTCGTGCATTTTGAGGAAATTTATATCATAGACGAGCAAAGTATACTGCTAAAAGTCGCTTTTGGCGCATTCAATAAACCGGAGCAATGCTTTGTAAAGCTAGACGCAAATGGGTGTGAGTATTTCATAAAAAAGCCCCTGCTCACAAGAGAAAATTTAAGCGCGCATGCAGTTTTGAAGGAGTATTTGGCAAATGCAAGAAATTATTAG
- a CDS encoding cell division protein FtsX: MKSLRDHLGFIFPLIALLFAAEFSMTADKVVKNYENLMSNDYNIVIVSNKELNDADIRPLVNTFASLEPLSTKKIIDRLSNDISSKNLSVLQNALPKFYSLKLNSFPTPKFMNDVKAKLQKIDGVSRVETFSKTHDKVFKILNLAKMLSYMFMCILGVIGIMLMFKQVRIWLYEHKERIEIMTLFGAPFWLKSAMLYKSAITDSIVATLIVAGFFFALPNIEFFSDLVRQIDVVLPALDITKEVPILFGIALLLSIFVVSLVMRKARKSDI; the protein is encoded by the coding sequence ATGAAATCGCTTAGAGATCATTTGGGATTTATATTCCCGCTAATCGCCCTGCTTTTTGCGGCAGAATTTAGCATGACGGCAGACAAGGTGGTAAAAAACTATGAAAATTTGATGAGCAACGACTACAACATCGTGATCGTCTCGAACAAAGAGCTAAACGACGCGGATATAAGGCCTCTGGTAAATACTTTCGCCTCGCTCGAGCCTCTTAGCACCAAAAAGATAATCGACAGGCTCTCAAACGACATCTCGTCTAAAAATTTATCCGTCTTGCAAAACGCTTTGCCTAAATTTTATTCGCTAAAGCTAAATTCCTTCCCGACGCCAAAATTTATGAACGACGTAAAGGCCAAGCTGCAAAAAATAGACGGAGTTAGCCGCGTCGAGACCTTTTCAAAGACACACGACAAGGTCTTTAAAATTTTAAATTTAGCCAAGATGCTTTCATATATGTTCATGTGTATCTTAGGCGTCATCGGCATAATGCTTATGTTCAAGCAAGTTAGGATTTGGCTTTACGAGCATAAGGAGCGCATAGAGATAATGACGCTATTTGGTGCGCCTTTTTGGCTAAAAAGCGCCATGCTTTATAAAAGCGCGATAACAGACAGCATCGTAGCCACGCTGATCGTCGCAGGATTTTTCTTTGCTCTGCCTAACATCGAATTTTTCAGCGATCTCGTGAGACAGATCGACGTCGTCCTGCCGGCCCTTGATATAACAAAAGAGGTGCCGATACTCTTTGGCATCGCGCTTTTACTCAGCATATTCGTAGTCAGCCTTGTGATGAGAAAAGCGAGAAAAAGCGATATATGA
- a CDS encoding N-acetylmuramoyl-L-alanine amidase codes for MTRIIFVVLMLAISLFGANEAQIFSNFDRNFTTSTKAQKSKFHNDIKQIYVQAIINNDKNLKRQTLSRLIISSKALGLDSSSYLNDLNELNGAKPAKTNSPRAQTQQTQTPIKQTLSTRPLYLLSATKNGDTLVLKFNQPLDTSKLKTSALNQKNIYRNIMDIEGVLNGGSLTYKNFITQEVRIAQFYKNTIRIVFSDRAQKTIKANVIGDALVISSENFISNEKINAPLTKQPVKVQQSTPALPAQAQPAKTPAAPTNQPRPHHVTGGKTIVIDPGHGGSDPGAISGKMQEKVAVLAVGKKLGEILKKRGYKVYFTRSNDTFINLRTRTKYANDKMADLFVSIHANAAPNAVKAASMHGIETFFLSPARSERSKNAAALENKSDIEEMNYFSQQTFLNVLNREKIIASNKLGIDMQRELLVQARKVYSASDGGVREAPFWVLVGALMPAVLVEIGYITHPVEGKMLYDDAYQNALALGIANGVDSYFAKN; via the coding sequence ATGACTAGGATAATTTTTGTCGTTTTGATGCTAGCGATTAGCCTTTTTGGCGCGAACGAGGCTCAAATTTTTTCAAATTTCGACAGGAATTTCACCACGTCTACAAAGGCGCAAAAGAGTAAATTTCACAACGACATCAAGCAAATTTACGTCCAAGCCATCATCAACAACGATAAAAATTTAAAAAGGCAGACCCTCTCAAGGCTCATCATAAGTTCAAAAGCCCTAGGCCTTGACAGTAGCTCTTATCTAAATGACTTAAACGAGCTAAACGGCGCAAAACCCGCCAAAACAAACAGTCCGAGGGCTCAAACCCAGCAAACGCAAACGCCTATCAAGCAAACGCTAAGCACCAGGCCGCTTTATCTGCTAAGCGCCACAAAAAACGGCGACACCTTGGTGTTAAAATTCAACCAGCCGCTTGACACGTCAAAGCTAAAGACCTCGGCGCTAAATCAAAAAAATATCTATCGAAACATCATGGATATAGAGGGCGTCCTAAATGGCGGCAGCCTCACGTATAAAAATTTCATCACGCAAGAGGTGCGTATAGCGCAGTTTTACAAAAATACCATACGCATAGTCTTTAGCGACAGGGCGCAAAAAACGATAAAAGCAAACGTTATAGGTGACGCTTTGGTCATAAGCAGTGAAAATTTCATCTCGAACGAAAAGATAAACGCACCGCTTACCAAGCAGCCAGTTAAAGTGCAACAAAGCACGCCCGCACTGCCCGCTCAAGCCCAGCCCGCTAAAACTCCCGCCGCACCGACAAACCAGCCAAGGCCGCACCATGTCACGGGCGGTAAAACGATAGTCATCGACCCGGGACATGGCGGCAGCGATCCCGGCGCCATAAGCGGTAAAATGCAAGAGAAAGTCGCCGTTTTGGCCGTGGGTAAAAAGCTTGGTGAAATTTTGAAAAAACGCGGCTATAAGGTCTATTTCACGCGCTCGAACGACACTTTCATAAATTTACGCACGCGCACGAAATACGCAAACGATAAAATGGCCGATCTCTTCGTCTCCATCCACGCAAATGCCGCTCCAAACGCGGTAAAAGCGGCCAGCATGCACGGCATAGAGACGTTTTTCCTCTCGCCTGCGCGCTCCGAGCGCAGTAAAAACGCCGCCGCACTGGAAAATAAATCAGACATCGAAGAGATGAACTATTTCTCTCAGCAGACATTTTTAAATGTCCTAAACCGCGAGAAGATCATCGCCTCAAACAAGCTTGGTATCGATATGCAGCGCGAGCTACTGGTTCAAGCCAGAAAGGTTTATAGCGCGAGCGACGGCGGCGTCAGAGAAGCGCCGTTTTGGGTGCTCGTGGGTGCTCTAATGCCCGCAGTGCTCGTCGAGATAGGCTACATCACGCACCCCGTGGAGGGTAAAATGCTCTACGACGACGCGTATCAAAACGCCTTGGCGCTTGGCATCGCAAACGGCGTGGATTCTTATTTTGCTAAAAACTGA
- a CDS encoding murein hydrolase activator EnvC family protein — MRKFIFILAFLSGLLAAPSTQEKIKDSTSSLRSSEAMSQQLNKKLDDLASDIVSGEKKLKGIGSDISNLKSQISALEGNATNALGELDKLTKQNQELAKTQKELEQNMIRIIAEDLSFDLLLSGDESKESEDSIMVSQILMKLNSITKEDFKKLSKNYEDTINQIKSQSNKINEINSSIKNYRRKQSDLVALESNQKSTINNLKRDKEIYTKKLAKLQAQQDELRKTLEQLAIMQKREDAAAQEARRKAEQKTAGGKPKNEGSGVKQMGSSYQTSSVKRYTGAKTIAPLEGFSVKQKFGNYVDPIYNIKIFNESVVLRSNTPDAKVKSVLNGKVVFAKQTPMLDNVVIVENDNGIHTIYAHLSQIAPTIKVGSMVQKGYVIGRVRNDLTFEVTQKNYHIDPLELISLK; from the coding sequence ATGAGAAAATTTATATTTATCCTAGCTTTTTTGAGTGGGCTGCTCGCAGCACCAAGTACGCAAGAAAAGATAAAAGACTCCACGAGCTCGCTACGCTCCAGTGAGGCAATGTCGCAGCAGCTAAACAAAAAGCTTGACGATCTGGCAAGCGACATCGTAAGCGGCGAGAAAAAGCTAAAAGGTATAGGCTCTGATATCTCAAATTTAAAGTCTCAAATTTCAGCCCTAGAAGGTAACGCGACAAACGCACTTGGCGAGCTTGACAAGCTTACCAAGCAAAATCAGGAGCTAGCCAAAACGCAAAAAGAGCTCGAGCAAAACATGATAAGGATAATCGCCGAGGATCTGTCGTTTGACCTACTTTTATCGGGTGATGAGAGCAAAGAGAGCGAGGATAGCATCATGGTCTCGCAAATTTTAATGAAGCTAAACAGCATAACAAAAGAGGACTTCAAGAAGCTAAGCAAAAACTACGAAGATACGATAAATCAGATAAAATCGCAATCAAACAAGATAAACGAGATAAATTCCAGCATAAAAAACTACAGACGCAAGCAAAGTGACCTAGTAGCGCTTGAGAGCAATCAAAAAAGCACTATAAACAACCTGAAACGAGACAAGGAAATTTACACCAAAAAGCTTGCAAAGCTGCAAGCTCAACAAGATGAGCTAAGAAAGACACTCGAGCAGCTAGCGATCATGCAAAAACGCGAGGACGCGGCGGCTCAAGAGGCTAGACGCAAAGCCGAGCAAAAAACAGCTGGCGGTAAGCCAAAAAATGAAGGCTCCGGCGTCAAACAAATGGGCTCGAGCTATCAAACAAGCTCGGTAAAAAGATATACCGGCGCAAAGACGATAGCGCCTTTAGAAGGCTTTAGCGTGAAGCAAAAATTCGGCAACTATGTTGATCCCATATATAACATCAAAATTTTCAACGAGTCAGTAGTGCTGCGCTCGAACACTCCTGACGCAAAGGTGAAAAGCGTGCTAAACGGCAAGGTCGTCTTTGCCAAACAAACCCCTATGCTAGATAATGTCGTCATCGTAGAAAACGACAACGGCATCCACACCATATATGCTCATCTAAGCCAGATAGCCCCTACCATAAAGGTCGGCTCGATGGTGCAAAAAGGATACGTGATCGGACGAGTCAGAAACGATCTGACATTTGAAGTGACACAAAAAAACTACCACATCGACCCGCTCGAGCTCATCAGCCTAAAATAG
- a CDS encoding RelA/SpoT family protein → MKENSIFIEQLIDEISACRNVPDVMALLFSLCEQTPLLQKAIDTCVTSHSGQYRKSGEPYAIHPILVACIVSYMGGDENMVIAALLHDVVEDTDTTLAQVQTEFGEEVAKLVEGLTKIVAIREDKLASSDSNERLASSALTFRRMLLISIEDVRVLVVKLCDRLHNMLTLDALAPEKQKRIAEETLMVYAPIAHRLGISSIKNLLEDLSFKYAMPDEYAKIYNYLDKHKQQLALKLNAFYEKVGQILLQNGFSEGSFEIQKRIKHYYSIYLKMQRKGISIEEVLDLLAIRIIVQKPLDCYLALGNLHINFNPLISRFKDYIALPKQNGYQTIHTTIFDNKSIFEAQVRTYDMHKTAEYGVAAHWKYKNGEGSLLNPKLDWLNDIGMQNGESENNPEELYEYAKDSLYIEDIAVYSPKGEVFTLPRGATALDYAYEIHTEIGLYAKEAYINRVKMPLLTELKNGDIVRIVTGDEAKYRCSWMNSVRTGKARATIRSFCKQKIKEINHKIAVDILKSVFSVSSQRILDWIERENLSKKIFKAATDSVYLQEVANALKKYIRKERPFLIALGDKYQIKKQKFENIVIYSNHKINNVEFDYCCNPKRGDSIVGFKNGHTVTVHHKLCERAGKLMDKNEEIIFVKWTRNAPYRYKILLNLENRKGSLAEFLTYLARLDVNLATIMLNEANDVTGDLFELSVEIAENIDANDIRDKLKERYKIIDFVSQSDPYHN, encoded by the coding sequence TTGAAGGAAAATAGTATATTCATAGAGCAGCTCATAGACGAGATATCGGCATGTAGAAACGTGCCCGATGTAATGGCGTTGCTCTTTTCGCTCTGCGAGCAAACACCGCTACTGCAAAAAGCCATAGACACCTGCGTGACTTCGCACTCCGGTCAATACCGAAAAAGCGGCGAACCGTATGCGATACATCCTATCTTGGTAGCTTGCATCGTCTCGTATATGGGTGGCGATGAAAATATGGTCATCGCCGCACTGCTACACGATGTGGTCGAGGATACCGACACTACGTTAGCGCAGGTACAAACGGAATTTGGCGAAGAGGTCGCAAAGCTGGTCGAAGGGCTTACCAAGATCGTAGCCATAAGAGAGGACAAGCTCGCAAGCTCGGATAGCAACGAGCGCTTAGCCTCGTCCGCCCTTACGTTTAGGCGTATGCTTTTAATATCCATCGAAGACGTGCGCGTGCTTGTCGTAAAACTTTGCGACAGGTTGCACAACATGCTCACTCTCGATGCGCTAGCTCCAGAAAAGCAAAAACGCATAGCCGAAGAGACACTGATGGTTTACGCTCCGATAGCGCATAGGCTTGGAATTTCATCTATCAAAAATTTGCTCGAAGATCTAAGCTTTAAATACGCCATGCCCGATGAATACGCCAAAATTTACAACTACCTGGATAAACACAAGCAGCAGCTCGCGCTAAAGCTCAACGCCTTTTATGAAAAAGTCGGTCAAATTTTACTTCAAAACGGCTTTAGTGAGGGAAGCTTTGAAATTCAAAAACGTATAAAGCACTACTACTCGATATACCTAAAAATGCAGCGAAAGGGCATCTCTATCGAGGAGGTGCTTGACTTGTTAGCTATACGCATCATCGTGCAAAAACCGCTTGATTGTTACCTTGCGCTTGGAAATTTACATATAAATTTCAACCCTTTGATCTCGCGCTTTAAGGACTACATCGCACTTCCAAAGCAAAACGGCTATCAGACTATCCATACGACGATATTTGATAACAAAAGCATATTTGAAGCGCAGGTTCGCACCTACGATATGCACAAAACCGCCGAATACGGTGTCGCCGCGCACTGGAAATATAAAAACGGCGAAGGCAGCCTGCTAAACCCTAAGCTAGACTGGCTAAACGATATCGGTATGCAAAACGGCGAAAGCGAGAATAATCCTGAAGAGCTTTACGAATACGCAAAAGACAGCCTTTATATCGAGGATATCGCGGTATATTCGCCAAAAGGCGAGGTCTTTACCTTGCCGCGCGGAGCGACTGCGCTTGATTACGCGTATGAAATTCACACCGAGATAGGCCTTTACGCCAAAGAAGCTTATATAAACCGCGTCAAGATGCCGCTTCTAACAGAGCTTAAAAACGGCGATATCGTGCGCATCGTGACAGGAGACGAGGCAAAGTATCGCTGCTCATGGATGAATAGCGTGCGAACCGGTAAAGCACGCGCGACTATCCGATCGTTTTGCAAGCAAAAGATAAAAGAGATAAATCACAAAATTGCCGTCGACATCCTAAAATCGGTCTTTAGCGTATCCTCTCAAAGGATCTTGGACTGGATAGAGCGCGAAAATTTAAGCAAGAAAATTTTTAAAGCCGCGACCGACTCCGTGTATCTGCAAGAGGTAGCCAACGCCCTTAAAAAATACATCCGCAAAGAGCGTCCGTTTTTGATAGCACTTGGCGACAAATACCAGATCAAAAAGCAGAAATTTGAAAATATCGTGATATACTCGAACCATAAAATAAATAACGTCGAGTTTGATTATTGCTGCAACCCTAAACGAGGTGACAGCATCGTAGGGTTTAAAAACGGGCACACCGTGACCGTGCACCATAAGCTCTGCGAAAGAGCGGGCAAACTGATGGATAAAAACGAGGAGATCATCTTCGTCAAATGGACCAGAAATGCACCGTATAGATATAAAATTTTGCTAAATTTAGAAAACCGCAAAGGCTCACTGGCAGAATTCCTGACCTATCTGGCGCGGCTTGATGTGAATTTAGCTACAATCATGCTAAACGAAGCCAATGACGTTACGGGAGATTTGTTTGAGCTTAGCGTCGAGATAGCCGAAAATATCGATGCCAACGATATAAGAGACAAGCTAAAAGAGCGCTACAAGATAATCGATTTCGTATCGCAAAGCGACCCGTATCATAACTAA
- the tyrS gene encoding tyrosine--tRNA ligase translates to MVDLMQIMQEVKRGVAEMIDEDRIFNLIKNFYEKGENFYVKAGFDPTAPDLHLGHTVVLGKMALLQKHGAIVQFLIGDFTGQIGDPSGKSATRKKLDKQTVLKNAKTYEEQVFKILDPAKTKIMFNSTWSNELGAAGMIELASTFPVARMLERDDFEKRIKAGTPISISEFLYPLMQGYDSVAMKCDIEMGGTDQKFNLLMGRTLQRIYNVGKEQAVIMMPLLEGLDGVNKMSKSLGNYIGVTDAPNEMFAKTLSISDELMWRWYDLLSEKSTGEIAALRASVDVGKYHPKKAKEDLAYEITARYHGEAAAKAACEEFNSVHVQNQIPSDLETFEMSSPAWIVEALTHCKLCPTNSQARRDIAANAVSVDQKKINDEQLKLESGIYVLQVGKKKFARLKVV, encoded by the coding sequence ATGGTTGATTTGATGCAAATAATGCAAGAGGTCAAACGAGGCGTCGCCGAGATGATCGACGAGGATCGTATATTTAATTTGATCAAAAATTTCTATGAAAAAGGCGAAAATTTTTATGTGAAAGCGGGTTTTGACCCGACAGCACCCGACCTTCATCTAGGCCACACCGTAGTACTTGGCAAGATGGCGCTTTTGCAAAAGCACGGTGCGATCGTGCAGTTTTTGATAGGCGATTTCACTGGGCAGATCGGCGATCCTAGCGGCAAATCCGCCACCAGAAAGAAGCTCGATAAGCAGACCGTGCTAAAAAACGCCAAAACCTACGAGGAGCAGGTTTTTAAAATTTTAGACCCCGCAAAGACAAAGATAATGTTTAACTCGACCTGGTCAAACGAGCTAGGCGCGGCTGGAATGATCGAGCTGGCTAGCACATTTCCGGTAGCTCGTATGCTCGAGCGAGACGACTTTGAAAAGCGCATAAAGGCCGGCACGCCGATCTCGATAAGTGAGTTTTTATATCCGCTCATGCAAGGCTATGATAGCGTCGCGATGAAATGCGACATCGAAATGGGCGGTACGGATCAAAAATTTAACCTTCTCATGGGACGCACGTTGCAGCGAATTTACAATGTCGGTAAAGAGCAAGCCGTCATCATGATGCCGCTACTTGAGGGGCTTGACGGCGTAAATAAAATGAGCAAAAGCCTAGGTAACTACATCGGCGTGACGGACGCACCAAACGAGATGTTCGCCAAAACGCTAAGTATCAGCGACGAGCTCATGTGGCGCTGGTATGATCTTTTGAGCGAAAAGAGCACAGGCGAGATAGCCGCGCTAAGAGCTAGCGTAGATGTAGGCAAATACCACCCTAAAAAAGCCAAAGAGGATCTAGCCTACGAGATCACGGCTCGCTATCACGGCGAGGCTGCGGCGAAAGCGGCATGCGAGGAATTTAATAGCGTTCACGTGCAAAATCAGATACCAAGCGATCTTGAAACCTTTGAGATGAGCTCTCCTGCTTGGATAGTTGAGGCCTTGACTCACTGCAAGCTATGCCCTACGAATTCTCAAGCACGTCGCGATATCGCCGCAAACGCCGTGAGCGTGGATCAAAAAAAGATAAACGACGAGCAGCTAAAGCTTGAGAGCGGAATTTACGTTTTACAAGTAGGCAAGAAAAAATTTGCGAGGCTAAAGGTCGTCTGA
- a CDS encoding DNA-directed RNA polymerase subunit omega has product MRTEQITAKALKQIGDDRYKLSLIVAKRAEALANGAQALIDGDTSKMKFADIALMEVAEGKIGLEAIVEGK; this is encoded by the coding sequence ATGAGAACCGAACAAATCACGGCAAAAGCACTAAAACAAATCGGAGACGACAGATACAAGCTGTCTTTGATCGTGGCAAAGCGTGCTGAAGCGCTTGCAAACGGCGCGCAAGCGCTCATAGACGGTGATACTTCCAAGATGAAATTTGCCGACATCGCACTCATGGAAGTCGCAGAGGGAAAGATAGGGCTAGAGGCTATTGTTGAAGGAAAATAG
- the pyrH gene encoding UMP kinase — protein MSDKKRVLVKFSGEALAGDSGFGIDTAILKFIADEIKELVTNGTEVCIVIGGGNIIRGVSAAKDGIIRRTSGDHMGMLATVINSIAMREALERGGLDVRVQSAIKMEAICETFIVGRANRHLEKGRVVIFAAGTGNPFFTTDTAATLRAIEIGSDMIIKATKVDGVYDKDPNKFKDAKLLKSLSYEKAMSDDIKVMDDTAIALAKDNSLPILVCNMFKQGNLLKIISEDAKALYSIVK, from the coding sequence ATGAGTGACAAAAAGCGTGTATTGGTGAAATTTTCCGGTGAAGCGCTCGCCGGAGATAGCGGCTTTGGCATAGATACGGCGATACTGAAATTTATCGCCGATGAGATAAAAGAGCTCGTAACAAACGGCACCGAGGTATGTATCGTGATCGGCGGGGGCAATATCATCAGGGGCGTGAGTGCGGCAAAAGACGGCATCATAAGGCGCACGAGCGGTGATCATATGGGCATGCTGGCGACTGTGATAAATTCTATCGCGATGCGCGAGGCTTTAGAGCGTGGCGGACTTGACGTGAGGGTGCAAAGCGCGATAAAAATGGAAGCTATCTGTGAGACCTTCATCGTGGGTCGTGCGAACAGACACCTTGAAAAAGGCCGCGTCGTTATATTTGCCGCGGGGACTGGCAACCCTTTCTTCACGACCGATACGGCAGCTACGCTAAGAGCTATCGAGATAGGCTCTGATATGATCATCAAAGCCACCAAGGTAGACGGCGTTTACGACAAAGATCCAAATAAATTCAAAGACGCGAAACTACTAAAATCGCTAAGCTACGAAAAGGCGATGAGCGACGATATAAAGGTCATGGACGACACGGCTATCGCACTTGCCAAAGACAACTCACTGCCTATTTTGGTCTGCAATATGTTCAAACAAGGCAACCTGCTAAAAATCATCAGCGAAGATGCAAAAGCGCTGTATTCGATAGTAAAATAA
- a CDS encoding cell division ATP-binding protein FtsE — translation MQEIISARNLSLAYERNEIVINSANLDIMANDFVFITGKSGSGKSTLLKSFYGEIAPLAGDLNVCMASMRGINDKELSELRQRVGIIFQNYRLINEWSVEKNVMLPLIIKGITQSVCKKQVTKLLKHVNMLHKADKYPVELSGGEQQRVAMARALAHNPNLLLCDEPTGNLDEYSSDVIWSLLKSAREFLGTSVVVVTHHIPSTLRIPYRHFVIENGGVHEIA, via the coding sequence ATGCAAGAAATTATTAGCGCTCGCAATCTAAGCCTCGCATACGAACGCAACGAGATCGTGATAAATAGTGCAAATTTAGACATCATGGCAAATGATTTTGTATTTATAACAGGCAAAAGCGGAAGTGGCAAATCTACGCTGTTAAAGTCGTTTTATGGCGAGATAGCGCCGCTAGCGGGCGATCTAAACGTCTGTATGGCCTCGATGAGAGGCATAAACGATAAGGAGCTCAGCGAGCTTAGACAAAGGGTTGGGATAATATTTCAAAACTATCGCCTCATAAACGAGTGGAGCGTCGAGAAAAACGTGATGCTGCCTCTCATCATCAAGGGCATAACTCAAAGCGTATGTAAAAAACAGGTCACAAAGCTGCTAAAGCACGTCAATATGCTTCATAAAGCCGACAAATACCCTGTCGAGTTAAGCGGCGGCGAGCAGCAACGAGTCGCGATGGCAAGGGCCTTGGCGCATAATCCAAATTTGCTTTTATGCGACGAGCCGACCGGAAATTTGGACGAATATTCAAGCGACGTCATCTGGTCGCTACTAAAATCCGCACGAGAATTCCTAGGCACGAGCGTGGTCGTGGTGACACACCACATACCATCGACCCTGCGCATACCGTATCGACATTTCGTCATAGAAAACGGAGGCGTGCATGAAATCGCTTAG
- a CDS encoding nitronate monooxygenase, producing MEFKPLKIGQYEIKYPIFQGGMGLGISWDKLAGNVSLEGGLGIISSVGTGYYENRAYISKELNAKPFGSENFYSTAGLKAIVANARKICGDLPLGVNIMYAANDYARVVKDACEAGINIIVSGAGLPTNLPEFTENFKNIALVPIVSSAKALKIICKRWMQRYKRLPDAVVLEGPLSGGHQGFTYEQCIDPEYQLEKLIAPVKEEIKEWGDFPLIAAGGIWDKKDIEKVMQLGADGVQMGTRFIGTYECDANIRFKEVILNAKKEDIELIKSPVGYPARGIRTNLLNLVDKRQGPKIQCISNCVSPCQRGKEAKQVGYCIADRLFDSYSGNVDTGLFFTGANGYKLKEIISVKELMAKLVHGEDD from the coding sequence ATGGAATTCAAACCGCTAAAAATAGGACAATACGAGATAAAATACCCGATATTTCAAGGCGGCATGGGGCTTGGTATCAGCTGGGACAAGCTAGCGGGCAACGTGAGCCTAGAAGGCGGCCTTGGGATAATCAGCTCCGTAGGCACGGGATACTATGAAAACCGCGCATATATCAGTAAGGAGCTAAACGCAAAACCTTTTGGCAGCGAAAATTTTTACTCAACGGCGGGCCTGAAAGCTATCGTCGCAAACGCTCGTAAAATTTGCGGTGATCTGCCCCTTGGCGTAAATATCATGTATGCGGCAAACGATTACGCAAGAGTCGTCAAAGACGCATGTGAGGCCGGGATCAACATCATCGTCTCAGGCGCCGGACTACCTACGAATCTACCCGAATTTACCGAAAATTTCAAAAACATTGCGCTAGTGCCTATCGTCTCAAGCGCCAAAGCCCTTAAAATCATCTGTAAGCGCTGGATGCAGCGCTACAAACGCCTGCCCGACGCAGTAGTGCTGGAAGGTCCTCTAAGCGGAGGCCATCAGGGATTTACCTACGAGCAGTGCATAGATCCAGAGTATCAGCTAGAAAAGCTCATCGCACCAGTCAAAGAGGAGATAAAGGAGTGGGGAGATTTCCCGCTCATCGCTGCCGGCGGTATCTGGGATAAAAAGGATATCGAAAAGGTTATGCAGCTTGGCGCAGACGGCGTGCAAATGGGCACTCGCTTCATCGGCACCTACGAATGTGACGCAAATATCCGCTTCAAAGAGGTCATCTTAAACGCCAAAAAAGAGGACATCGAGCTTATAAAAAGCCCGGTAGGCTATCCTGCACGCGGTATCCGCACAAATCTACTAAATTTAGTCGATAAGCGACAAGGCCCGAAGATCCAGTGTATCAGCAACTGCGTGAGCCCTTGTCAGCGCGGCAAAGAGGCCAAGCAAGTAGGATATTGCATTGCAGATAGGCTGTTTGACTCGTATTCTGGTAACGTAGATACCGGGCTATTTTTCACCGGGGCAAACGGCTACAAACTAAAAGAGATAATAAGCGTCAAAGAGCTTATGGCAAAGTTGGTACACGGCGAAGATGACTAG